Proteins encoded within one genomic window of Aedes albopictus strain Foshan unplaced genomic scaffold, AalbF5 HiC_scaffold_228, whole genome shotgun sequence:
- the LOC134284507 gene encoding uncharacterized protein LOC134284507, which yields MSADKSPDAERAKIEEERAIQRLEWEAEKRAFELEKRAFEHEKKAVQEKYRLLEEQLAERAGGSRRSQVSRRSSMQRVISWVDNLSTNPELEGAVGGAVPRKLETEGAVNRTGQGKELEDRPSYGVSAGNEVSPECHKPPNEGQQPQESNANPAPQSARLDAQDGRLQLNGNQQRNTGVFAKTLPSSLYPNFQGRTNTTDGNVSAPAPPVMPPGKLPTSNKIHANLPAQTSDDPYGSLLARLGSFSVSPNNVSPQPPFVTESVIQDHVTPIVSFPPPVTERNENMLGQTVNTDYVNNSQSNAPFPRTTVTVPDHAPSPSQLAARHVMPRDLPPFSGDPADWPIFISAFENTTVACGYSRVENLARLQRCLKGAAYESVRSRLLLPESVPQVISTLRLLYGRPELLINVLLDKVRSTPAPRAEKLETLIEFGMAVQSLCDHLVAAGQQSHLTSPYLLMELVEKLPAHVKMEWASYMQRFPDVNLKTFGDFMSAMVISASKVTLYTGASFTSTADRSKTKPRGSINTHISEPEIHRPSQCCVCKELGHCVRECDTFNAFSVDERWKAVQTHELCRNCLNAHGSRNCRNARQCGINGCTYRHHRLLHSNRSNRTTNANPALNMDSAGNHTHRLDNQSLLFRILPVTLHGPSKKIKTYAFLDDGSHLTLIEDQLAKDLGVEGKTIPLCLTWTGDVSRLEPNSKQIQLGVSGVDGRSQQKLSDVRTVKKLALPGQTLRMEDLGSTFNHLKGLPISGYEDAVPRLLIGVNNLHLTVPLKVKEGRVSEPVAVKTRLGWCVYGGSSNRFSTSLNIHACQCSNDGDLHELVKSYFTLEDVGVSSTKVLMSAEDKRAQQLLQETTVRIGERYETGLLWKRDEVEFPDSYGMAMRRLECLERRMSKNHSLKETLIRQIEEYQQKGYAHRVSDEEMKQADLKRVWYLPLGAVVNPKKPEKVRLIWDAAAVVDGISLNSMLLKGPDQLASLTGVLFRFRQYKVAVSSDIREMFHQIRIRVADRHSQRFLWRDDPSMPAEVFIMDVATFGSTCSPASAQYVKNLNAAEYAEKYPKAAEDIVNNTYVDDFLASFESKTEATDIAVQVRAIQQAGGFSLRNWQSNSVEVIQGLGEPSAASGMHLFQDKSQAYERILGMLWLTDEDVLSFSTQLKDDVQQIIYGDSNPTKRQVLRCLMSFFDPLGLLGFLLVHGKILLQDIWRAGTQWDQEVEEEHRNRWRDWISLLQQISTIKLPRCYFPEATRLHYQRLQLHIFVDASEAAYAAVAYFRIVDPDGIVRYSSTVLAWLKADPRKYKQYVACRIGEILSVTEVNEWQWVPTKLNPADLATKWGSGPSLDAEGVWFNGPDFLLKPCEEWPKQNTLQRSVDVELRTCNVHTDAAVRLPIIEYERFSKWERLHRATAYVHRYVGNLKRKSLGVLRSSRYLTQAELQLAEKTLVTGAQWQEYPSEMVVLQRNRSRPEAEKESLNRQSVLYQLTPFVDEEGVLRIDGRIGAAKNVCNNMKFPAILPRKHRISELIVDLFHRKYHHANSETVVNEIRQQYYIPRLRTVVRKVVNGCPVCKERRAVPHVPRMASLPPARLATFTRPFTYVGLDYFGPLVVKL from the exons ATGAGTGCTGACAAGTCGCCGGACGCCGAACGAGCG AAAATCGAAGAGGAGCGCGCGATCCAGCGCCTCGAATGGGAGGCAGAGAAAAGAGCCTTCGAACTGGAGAAAAGGGCCTTCGAACACGAGAAAAAGGCCGTGCAGGAAAAATATAGGCTGCTGGAAGAGCAGCTAGCGGAACGAGCGGGCGGATCTCGACGAAGCCAAGTGAGCCGGCGCTCAAGCATGCAGCGGGTTATTTCCTGGGTCGATAATCTTTCCACTAATCCGGAATTGGAAGGCGCCGTCGGCGGAGCGGTCCCGAGGAAACTCGAAACAGAGGGCGCCGTTAATCGAACGGGCCAGGGAAAAGAATTAGAAGATCGACCATCGTACGGTGTATCAGCAGGTAACGAGGTCTCACCCGAATGCCACAAGCCACCAAACGAAGGACAGCAGCCGCAGGAATCGAATGCGAATCCAGCGCCACAGTCGGCGCGGTTGGATGCCCAGGATGGACGATTGCAGCTCAACGGGAATCAGCAGCGGAACACTGGCGTGTTTGCTAAAACGCTTCCGAGCAGTCTGTATCCGAATTTCCAAGGTCGTACGAACACGACCGATGGTAACGTATCTGCCCCTGCACCCCCTGTAATGCCACCAGGTAAGCTACCAACCAGTAATAAAATCCATGCCAATCTACCCGCTCAAACGAGCGACGACCCGTACGGAAGTCTTCTAGCCAGACTAGGGTCTTTCAGTGTGTCTCCCAACAATGTGAGTCCACAGCCACCTTTTGTGACCGAGTCTGTCATACAAGACCATGTCACTCCTATCGTTTCTTTCCCCCCACCAGTTACGGAAAGAAACGAGAATATGCTAGGGCAAACAGTCAATACAGATTATGTCAATAACAGTCAATCAAATGCGCCGTTCCCTCGTACGACAGTTACTGTGCCTGACCATGCACCTTCCCCCTCGCAGTTAGCCGCGCGCCACGTTATGCCTCGCGATCTACCCCCGTTCTCTGGTGATCCCGCGGACTGGCCGATATTTATAAGTGCATTCGAAAATACAACCGTCGCGTGTGGATACTCGAGAGTGGAAAATCTAGCAAGACTGCAGCGTTGTTTAAAGGGTGCCGCATATGAATCGGTTAGAAGTCGTCTTCTTCTACCAGAATCAGTGCCGCAGGTTATCAGTACGTTACGACTCCTATATGGACGACCGGAGCTGCTAATCAACGTATTGCTGGACAAGGTGCGGTCAACTCCCGCGCCAAGGGCCGAGAAGCTGGAGACGCTAATTGAGTTCGGTATGGCCGTGCAAAGTTTGTGCGACCATCTAGTAGCAGCTGGTCAACAGTCTCACCTGACAAGCCCTTATCTGTTgatggaactcgtagagaaactcCCTGCTCACGTGAAGATGGAATGGGCGAGTTATATGCAGCGCTTCCCAGATGTGAACCTGAAGACGTTTGGGGACTTCATGAGTGCAATGGTGATTTCGGCAAGCAAGGTGACATTGTACACAGGCGCGAGTTTCACAAGTACCGCGGACAGATCAAAAACAAAACCCAGAGGATCAATCAACACCCACATAAGTGAGCCGGAAATTCACAGACCAAGCCAGTGCTGTGTGTGCAAAGAACTCGGGCACTGTGTTCGGGAATGTGATACGTTCAATGCTTTCTCTGTTGACGAACGCTGGAAAGCTGTTCAAACTCACGAGCTCTGCCGTAATTGTTTGAACGCTCACGGATCACGAAATTGTCGGAATGCCAGGCAATGTGGAATCAACGGATGCACATACCGTCATCATCGCTTACTGCATTCGAACCGCAGTAACCGAACTACGAACGCAAATCCAGCTCTTAACATGGACTCGGCTGGAAACCATACGCACCGTTTAGACAATCAATCCCTACTCTTTCGTATTTTGCCCGTAACGCTTCATGGACCCTCGAAGAAAATAAAGACGTACGCCTTCCTCGATGACGGGTCGCACCTTACACTCATAGAAGATCAACTTGCAAAGGACCTCGGTGTAGAAGGTAAAACTATTCCGCTTTGCCTGACCTGGACAGGAGATGTCTCACGGTTGGAACCAAATTCGAAGCAGATACAACTGGGAGTTTCCGGAGTCGATGGTAGGAGTCAACAGAAGTTGAGCGACGTCCGCACCGTAAAAAAACTCGCGCTTCCTGGTCAAACGCTACGAATGGAAGATCTTGGAAGCACTTTCAATCATCTGAAGGGTTTGCCCATATCTGGGTACGAAGACGCTGTGCCCCGTTTGTTGATAGGAGTCAATAACTTGCACCTCACCGTTCCGTTAAAAGTGAAAGAAGGACGTGTCAGTGAACCCGTGGCTGTAAAAACCCGTCTCGGCTGGTGTGTATATGGAGGAAGCAGTAATCGGTTCTCTACTTCACTGAACATTCACGCGTGCCAGTGTAGTAACGACGGGGACTTGCACGAGTTGGTGAAGAGCTATTTCACCCTTGAGGACGTCGGAGTGAGTTCAACCAAAGTATTGATGTCCGCAGAAGATAAAAGAGCGCAACAACTGCTTCAAGAAACAACCGTACGAATCGGCGAAAGGTATGAGACTGGACTGTTGTGGAAGCGCGATGAAGTCGAGTTTCCCGATAGCTATGGAATGGCGATGCGTAGATTGGAATGCCTGGAGCGTCGAATGAGTAAGAATCActccctgaaggaaaccttgattcgtCAAATAGAAGAATACCAGCAGAAGGGTTATGCACATCGAGTTAGTGATGAAGAGATGAAGCAAGCGGATCTCAAGCGGGTCTGGTATCTGCCGCTCGGAGCAGTGGTAAATCCAAAGAAACCAGAAAAAGTGCGGCTAATCTGGGATGCAGCAGCGGTTGTGGATGGGATCTCTTTAAACTCAATGCTCTTGAAGGGTCCAGATCAGTTGGCGTCGTTAACAGGAGTATTATTCCGGTTTCGGCAGTACAAGGTGGCGGTATCGTCCGATATAAGGGAGATGTTCCATCAAATAAGAATCAGAGTAGCCGATCGACACTCTCAACGATTTCTGTGGCGAGATGATCCATCAATGCCTGCTGAGGTTTTCATTATGGACGTCGCGACATTTGGTTCTACTTGCTCGCCTGCATCAGCCCAGTACGTCAAGAACCTGAATGCAGCGGAGTATGCGGAGAAGTACCCGAAAGCTGCAGAAGATATTGTCAACAACACATACGTGGACGACTTCTTGGCGAGCTTTGAAAGCAAAACCGAAGCAACTGATATTGCTGTACAAGTTCGAGCAATACAACAGGCAGGAGGATTCTCACTACGAAACTGGCAGTCCAATAGCGTCGAAGTAATCCAAGGTCTAGGCGAACCTTCGGCGGCAAGCGGAATGCATTTGTTTCAAGACAAAAGCCAGGCGTATGAGCGCATATTGGGCATGCTCTGGCTCACTGATGAAGATGTGTTAAGCTTTAGCACACAGCTGAAGGACGACGTGCAGCAAATCATCTATGGTGACTCAAATCCAACAAAAAGACAAGTGCTTCGATGTTTAATGAGTTTCTTTGATCCTTTGGGATTGTTGGGCTTCCTCCTAGTGCACGGTAAAATACTACTGCAGGATATCTGGCGAGCGGGTACCCAGTGGGATCAGGAGGTTGAAGAAGAACACCGGAATCGATGGAGAGATTGGATTTCGCTGTTACAGCAGATTTCAACAATCAAACTGCCCAGATGCTATTTTCCTGAGGCAACACGACTACACTATCAGCGATTGCAGTTACACATATTTGTGGACGCCAGCGAGGCCGCTTACGCTGCCGTCGCGTACTTCCGGATCGTCGATCCAGATGGAATCGTTCGAT ACTCTTCCACCGTTCTGGCATGGCTTAAGGCAGATCCCAGAAAATACAAGCAATACGTGGCCTGTCGAATCGGCGAAATTCTGTCTGTCACCGAAGTGAACGAGTGGCAATGGGTTCCTACGAAATTGAATCCTGCGGATTTGGCAACAAAATGGGGAAGTGGCCCTTCGCTGGACGCTGAAGGTGTATGGTTTAATGGACCggattttttgctgaaaccttgcGAAGAATGGCCCAAACAGAATACACTCCAACGGTCCGTGGATGTGGAATTGCGTACATGTAATGTACATACCGATGCTGCAGTGCGGTTGCCAATAATCGAGTATGAGCGGTTTTCAAAATGGGAGAGGCTGCATCGAGCTACAGCCTACGTACACAGGTACGTGGGAAACCTAAAACGGAAATCTCTAGGCGTCCTGCGGAGTAGCAGATACCTCACTCAAGCGGAGCTTCAGTTAGCCGAGAAAACGTTGGTCACAGGAGCCCAGTGGCAGGAATATCCATCAGAGATGGTAGTACTCCAGCGTAACCGAAGTCGTCCAGAAGCGGAGAAAGAGAGTTTGAATAGACAAAGCGTATTGTATCAGTTAACACCGTTTGTCGACGAAGAAGGCGTATTACGGATAGATGGCAGAATCGGAGCGGCGAAGAACGTGTGCAACAATATGAAGTTTCCAGCCATTCTACCAAGAAAACATCGGATTTCTGAGCTCATCGTGGACCTGTTCCATCGGAAGTACCATCATGCGAATTCGGAAACGGTAGTGAATGAGATTCGGCAGCAGTACTACATCCCGCGGCTCAGGACGGTAGTTCGGAAGGTTGTCAACGGATGCCCAGTGTGCAAAGAACGTAGAGCAGTTCCACACGTACCCCGCATGGCTTCACTTCCACCAGCTCGCCTAGCGACCTTCACCAGGCCCTTCACATACGTTGGCCTGGACTATTTTGGGCCATTGGTGGTTAAA TTGTGA